A DNA window from Pseudomonas sp. B21-056 contains the following coding sequences:
- a CDS encoding chemotaxis protein CheW translates to MSGSASYNVTHDDAQAIDDCWNRIGVHGDKSCPLLADHIHCRNCSVYSAAATRLLDRYALQQDDRDLPHAPVDVDVVTRSLLMFRLGEEWLALTTRSLVEVAPLQPIHSLPHQRSRALLGVANVRGALVACLSLVELLGLEPGSAAAAGGRIMPRMLIVAAQGGPVVVPVDEVDGIHAIDERILAAASQSGGKYTRGVLHYKGRSLRWLDEEQLLSAVTRSLS, encoded by the coding sequence ATGAGCGGTTCGGCTTCTTATAACGTTACCCATGACGATGCCCAGGCAATCGACGACTGCTGGAACCGCATCGGCGTGCACGGCGACAAATCCTGCCCGTTGCTGGCCGATCATATCCACTGCCGCAACTGCTCGGTGTATTCGGCCGCGGCCACCCGCTTGCTGGACCGCTATGCCTTGCAGCAGGACGACCGGGACCTGCCCCATGCCCCGGTGGACGTCGATGTGGTGACGCGTTCGCTGCTGATGTTCCGCCTGGGCGAAGAGTGGCTGGCCCTGACCACCCGCAGCCTGGTGGAAGTGGCGCCGTTGCAGCCGATCCATTCGTTGCCGCACCAGCGTTCGCGTGCGTTGTTGGGTGTGGCGAATGTGCGCGGGGCGCTGGTGGCCTGCCTGTCGCTGGTCGAGCTGCTGGGGCTGGAACCCGGCTCGGCAGCGGCGGCCGGCGGGCGGATCATGCCGCGTATGTTGATCGTCGCGGCCCAGGGCGGGCCGGTGGTGGTGCCGGTGGACGAGGTGGACGGCATTCATGCCATTGACGAGCGCATCCTGGCGGCCGCTTCGCAATCCGGCGGCAAGTACACCCGTGGCGTATTGCATTACAAGGGTCGCAGCCTGCGCTGGCTGGATGAGGAACAGCTACTGTCCGCCGTGACCCGGAGCCTGTCATGA
- a CDS encoding chemotaxis protein CheW gives MSEFEARRGAAPAARQTLFLMFCIGNERYALQAIDVVEVLPRLLLKPIARAPAWVAGVFAWRGTVVPVIDLCSLAFGQRAEARTSTRLVLVHYRPDEQLPGQVLGLILEQATDTLRCDPLEFQPYGLDNRQAPYLGPVREDAQGLLQWVRVNDLLDESVRAVLFPTPPLSLDGVEAQP, from the coding sequence ATGAGCGAATTCGAGGCCAGGCGTGGCGCCGCGCCGGCGGCCCGTCAAACCCTGTTCCTGATGTTTTGCATCGGCAACGAGCGCTATGCGCTGCAGGCCATCGATGTGGTGGAAGTGCTGCCGCGCCTGCTTCTCAAACCGATCGCCCGGGCACCGGCCTGGGTGGCGGGGGTGTTCGCCTGGCGCGGGACCGTGGTGCCGGTGATCGACCTGTGCAGCCTGGCCTTCGGCCAACGCGCCGAGGCCCGTACCAGTACGCGGCTGGTGCTGGTGCATTACCGGCCCGACGAGCAATTGCCCGGGCAGGTACTGGGGTTGATCCTGGAACAGGCCACCGACACCTTGCGCTGCGATCCGCTGGAGTTCCAGCCTTATGGCCTGGATAACCGACAGGCGCCGTACCTGGGCCCGGTGCGCGAAGACGCCCAGGGGTTGCTGCAATGGGTACGGGTCAACGACCTGCTCGATGAATCGGTCCGTGCCGTGCTGTTCCCCACGCCGCCGTTGAGCCTCGATGGCGTCGAGGCGCAGCCATGA
- a CDS encoding tellurite resistance TerB family protein, producing the protein MNTRGLLDQLLKSGQDLLQNKAGGAQNKPAGGLGDLLGGKAGAGGLGSLLSGAGGGALAAGAMGLLLGNKRVRKTGGKVALYGGLAALGMIAYKAYGNWQAQQGHAPQTEPQTLDRIPPAQVEQHSQAILKALVAAAKADGHVDERERQLIEGEFTRLDSDQELRHWLHAELNKPLDPTDVARAAGTPEMAAEMYIASVMLVDEENFMEKSYLDELARQLKLEPGLKVELENQVRQAAL; encoded by the coding sequence ATGAACACCCGTGGATTGCTCGATCAGTTACTCAAGTCCGGCCAGGATCTGTTGCAGAACAAGGCGGGCGGCGCGCAGAACAAACCAGCCGGCGGGCTCGGCGACCTGTTGGGCGGCAAGGCTGGGGCTGGCGGGCTTGGCAGCCTGCTTTCCGGTGCTGGCGGTGGTGCATTGGCAGCGGGCGCCATGGGGTTGCTGCTGGGTAACAAGAGAGTCCGCAAGACGGGCGGCAAGGTGGCGCTCTACGGCGGTCTCGCCGCGCTGGGCATGATCGCCTACAAGGCCTATGGCAACTGGCAGGCCCAGCAGGGCCATGCGCCGCAAACCGAGCCCCAGACCCTGGACCGCATTCCCCCGGCACAGGTCGAGCAGCACAGCCAGGCCATCCTCAAGGCTTTGGTTGCGGCGGCCAAGGCCGATGGTCATGTGGATGAGCGCGAGCGGCAGTTGATCGAGGGCGAATTCACCAGGCTCGACAGTGACCAGGAGTTGCGCCACTGGCTGCACGCCGAACTCAACAAGCCCCTGGACCCCACCGACGTTGCCCGCGCCGCCGGCACCCCGGAAATGGCCGCGGAAATGTACATCGCCAGCGTGATGCTGGTAGACGAGGAAAATTTCATGGAAAAGTCCTACCTCGATGAACTGGCACGGCAGCTCAAGCTGGAGCCGGGGTTGAAGGTGGAGCTGGAGAATCAGGTGCGACAGGCTGCCTTGTAA
- a CDS encoding chemotaxis response regulator protein-glutamate methylesterase, giving the protein MKIAIVNDMPLAVEALRRALAFEPAHQLVWVAANGAEAVQRCAEYTPDLILMDLFMPIMDGVEATRRIMAETPCAIVIVTGDSQQNVHRVFEAMGHGALDVVDTPALGVGNPEDAAAPLLRKITNIGWLIGERGHRERAAPAAPRPAASRRSLVAIGSSAGGPAALEVLLKGLPLHFEPAIVLVQHVDEVFAAGMAEWLSSASGHKVRLARHGEPPQNGTVLLAGTNHHLRLLKDGTLAYTAEPVNEIYRPSIDVFFESVANFWHGDAVGVLLTGMGRDGAQGLKLMRQQGCVTIAQDQQSSAVYGMPKAAAAIDAAAQILALDNMAPRLIEIFSR; this is encoded by the coding sequence TTGAAAATCGCCATCGTCAATGACATGCCCCTGGCGGTCGAGGCCCTGCGTCGTGCCCTGGCGTTCGAGCCAGCGCATCAACTGGTCTGGGTCGCCGCCAACGGTGCGGAGGCTGTGCAGCGCTGCGCCGAATACACCCCGGACCTGATCCTCATGGACCTGTTCATGCCGATCATGGATGGCGTGGAGGCCACCCGGCGGATCATGGCCGAAACCCCGTGCGCCATCGTGATCGTCACCGGTGACAGCCAGCAGAACGTCCACCGGGTGTTCGAGGCCATGGGCCATGGCGCGCTGGACGTGGTCGATACACCGGCCCTGGGCGTGGGCAATCCCGAAGACGCGGCGGCGCCGTTGCTGCGCAAGATCACCAACATCGGCTGGTTGATCGGCGAACGTGGTCACCGTGAACGTGCCGCGCCGGCTGCGCCGCGTCCGGCCGCGTCCCGCAGAAGCCTGGTGGCCATCGGCTCGTCGGCGGGCGGACCGGCTGCGCTGGAGGTTTTGCTCAAGGGCCTGCCGCTGCACTTCGAGCCGGCCATCGTGCTGGTCCAGCATGTGGACGAGGTGTTTGCCGCCGGCATGGCCGAGTGGCTGAGCAGTGCGTCGGGCCACAAGGTTCGCCTGGCGCGACACGGCGAACCGCCACAAAACGGCACGGTGTTGTTGGCCGGTACCAACCATCATCTGCGTCTGTTGAAGGACGGCACCCTGGCCTACACGGCCGAACCGGTCAACGAGATCTATCGGCCCTCCATCGATGTGTTTTTCGAAAGCGTCGCCAATTTCTGGCATGGCGACGCGGTGGGCGTTTTGCTCACCGGCATGGGCCGCGACGGTGCGCAGGGGCTTAAACTGATGCGCCAGCAGGGCTGTGTGACGATTGCCCAGGACCAGCAGAGCAGTGCGGTGTATGGCATGCCCAAAGCGGCGGCGGCCATCGATGCGGCTGCGCAGATTCTTGCGCTGGACAACATGGCACCACGGTTGATAGAGATTTTTTCAAGATGA
- a CDS encoding CheR family methyltransferase: MNSDQRFFDFLKERIGLDVTSIGTAIIERAVRQRIIAVPGRTADEYWQSLQASTQEQQALIEAVIVPETWFFRYPDSFATLARLAVKRLAEIRHLRALRILSLPCSTGEEPYSIAMALLDAGLEPHQFKVDGLDVSPLSIERARDARYGRNSFRGADLGFRERHFTLDGEGYRLSERVREQVRLQVGNLLDPALLASEAPYDFVFCRNLLIYFDQPTQRLVFEVLKRLTHQDGVLFIGPAEGSLLGRLGMRSIGAAQSFAFSRQGVPDPQPLPALLPTPLPIRQAPPRVVPPVVRPRPFMASVTPIVEPQSSDAATLLASIAALANGGKSAEARAACEQYLRSHTPNAQVFYWLGLLSDMAGSALEAQGFYRKALYLEPQHAEALVHLAALLASQGDAAGARRLQERAARSGRAADSERT; the protein is encoded by the coding sequence ATGAACAGCGACCAGCGTTTTTTCGATTTCCTCAAGGAGCGCATCGGTCTGGATGTCACCTCCATCGGCACCGCCATCATCGAGCGGGCCGTGCGCCAGCGCATTATCGCCGTACCCGGACGAACCGCCGATGAGTATTGGCAAAGCCTGCAAGCCTCGACCCAGGAGCAGCAAGCGCTGATCGAAGCGGTGATTGTCCCGGAGACCTGGTTCTTCCGCTATCCGGACTCCTTCGCGACCCTCGCCCGACTGGCCGTCAAGCGCCTGGCCGAAATCAGGCATTTGCGCGCCCTGCGTATCCTCAGTTTACCGTGCTCCACCGGCGAAGAACCTTACTCCATCGCCATGGCCTTGCTCGATGCGGGCCTGGAGCCTCATCAGTTCAAGGTCGACGGGCTGGACGTCAGCCCCCTGTCGATAGAACGGGCCAGGGACGCCCGTTATGGCAGGAATTCGTTCCGTGGCGCAGACCTCGGTTTTCGTGAGCGACATTTCACCCTCGACGGGGAGGGCTATCGCCTCAGCGAACGGGTGCGCGAACAGGTGCGCCTGCAGGTGGGTAACTTGCTGGATCCGGCACTGCTGGCGAGCGAAGCGCCTTACGACTTTGTGTTCTGTCGCAATTTGCTGATCTATTTCGACCAACCCACTCAACGTCTGGTGTTCGAAGTGCTCAAGCGCCTGACCCATCAGGACGGTGTGCTGTTCATTGGCCCCGCCGAGGGCAGTTTGCTCGGGCGGCTGGGCATGCGCTCGATCGGGGCCGCCCAGTCGTTCGCCTTCAGCCGTCAGGGCGTTCCTGATCCGCAGCCGTTGCCGGCGTTGTTGCCGACGCCGTTGCCGATTCGCCAGGCACCGCCCCGTGTCGTTCCTCCCGTGGTGCGGCCCCGTCCGTTCATGGCGAGCGTGACGCCGATTGTCGAACCACAAAGCAGTGACGCCGCCACCTTGCTGGCCAGCATCGCCGCCCTGGCCAACGGCGGTAAAAGCGCCGAGGCCCGTGCGGCCTGCGAGCAATACCTGCGTAGCCACACGCCCAACGCCCAGGTGTTTTATTGGCTGGGCCTGCTCAGCGACATGGCTGGCAGTGCGCTCGAAGCCCAGGGTTTTTATCGCAAGGCGCTTTATCTTGAGCCGCAACACGCCGAGGCCCTGGTGCATCTGGCGGCATTGCTGGCTTCCCAGGGAGACGCGGCCGGAGCCCGTCGATTGCAGGAACGCGCCGCCCGCAGCGGGCGCGCGGCTGACAGTGAGCGTACATGA
- a CDS encoding LysR family transcriptional regulator, translating to MMTLRQIRHFIAVAETGSISAAAQAVFISQSTLTLAIQQLEQEIGVSLFNRHAKGMTLTHQGHQFLRQAHLILATVDNAKRSLQQSTDQVAGHLTVGVTSLVAGYYLADLLTRFQRAYPNVVIRVMEDERPYIEHLLVSGEIDVGVLILSNLEDRHALQTEVLTHSPHRLWLPAQHPLLEHDSINLADVAYEPLIQLNVDEMERNAQRLWRGAGLQPTITLRTASTEAVRSLVAAGLGVSIQPDMTYRPWSLEGDIIEARPIADLNQTLDVGLAWRRGTSRPALVDPFLTVAREQPHGGRKPSI from the coding sequence ATGATGACCCTGCGTCAGATTCGCCATTTTATCGCCGTGGCCGAGACCGGCTCGATTTCCGCCGCTGCGCAAGCCGTGTTCATTTCCCAATCCACCCTGACCCTGGCCATCCAGCAACTGGAACAAGAGATCGGCGTCAGCCTGTTCAACCGCCATGCCAAGGGCATGACCCTGACCCATCAGGGTCACCAGTTCCTGCGTCAAGCCCACCTGATTCTTGCCACCGTCGACAACGCCAAGCGCAGCCTGCAACAAAGCACCGATCAGGTGGCCGGCCATCTGACCGTCGGGGTCACCAGCCTGGTGGCTGGTTACTATCTGGCGGACCTGCTGACCCGTTTCCAGCGCGCCTACCCGAATGTGGTGATCCGTGTCATGGAAGACGAACGACCCTATATCGAGCACTTGCTGGTCAGCGGTGAAATCGATGTCGGCGTGCTCATCCTGTCCAACCTCGAAGATCGCCACGCCTTGCAGACCGAAGTGCTGACCCATTCTCCCCATCGTTTGTGGCTGCCGGCCCAGCATCCGCTGCTGGAGCACGACAGCATCAACCTGGCGGACGTCGCCTACGAGCCGCTGATCCAGTTGAACGTCGATGAGATGGAGCGCAACGCCCAGCGCCTGTGGCGCGGTGCCGGCCTGCAACCGACGATCACGCTGCGCACCGCCTCGACCGAAGCGGTACGCAGCCTGGTGGCGGCGGGACTGGGCGTGTCGATCCAACCGGACATGACCTACCGCCCCTGGTCCCTGGAAGGCGACATCATCGAAGCGCGCCCGATCGCCGACCTCAACCAGACCCTCGATGTCGGACTGGCCTGGCGTCGCGGCACGTCGCGACCGGCACTGGTCGATCCATTCCTGACCGTCGCCCGGGAACAACCCCATGGCGGACGCAAGCCATCTATTTAA
- a CDS encoding diguanylate cyclase domain-containing protein translates to MNELQLDDFKSDENAAMVLLVDDQAMIGEAVRRGLSNEENIDFHFCSDPHQAIAHAIRIKPTVILQDLVMPGLDGLSLVREYRNHPATRDIPIIVLSTKEDPLVKSAAFAAGANDYLVKLPDNIELVARIRYHSRSYTMLLQRDAAYRALRVSQQQLLDTNLVLQRLMNSDGLTGLSNRRHFDEYLELEWRRAMRDQSQLSLLMIDVDYFKSYNDNFGHLEGDEALRKVATAIREACSRPSDLPARYGGEEFALVLPGTSPGGARLMAEKLRQSVVALKIPHTVPEEGASLTVSVGVSTITPQQGSDSRQLISAADKGLYMAKHNGRNRVGVE, encoded by the coding sequence ATGAATGAATTACAGCTCGACGATTTCAAGAGCGATGAAAATGCCGCCATGGTCTTGCTCGTCGACGATCAGGCGATGATCGGCGAGGCGGTTCGGCGCGGGTTGTCGAATGAAGAGAACATCGATTTCCACTTCTGCTCCGACCCTCACCAGGCCATCGCCCATGCGATTCGCATCAAGCCGACGGTGATTCTCCAGGACCTGGTGATGCCCGGCCTCGACGGCCTGAGCCTGGTGCGCGAATACCGTAACCATCCGGCCACCCGTGATATTCCGATCATCGTCCTGTCCACCAAGGAAGACCCGTTGGTCAAGAGCGCGGCGTTTGCCGCCGGGGCCAACGACTATCTGGTCAAGTTGCCGGACAACATCGAGCTGGTGGCGCGCATCCGTTATCACTCGCGTTCCTACACGATGCTGTTGCAACGCGACGCGGCTTACCGTGCCCTGCGGGTCAGCCAGCAGCAATTGCTCGACACCAACCTGGTGCTGCAACGATTGATGAACTCCGATGGTCTGACTGGGTTGTCCAATCGCCGGCACTTCGATGAGTACCTGGAGCTGGAGTGGCGCAGGGCGATGCGGGACCAGTCCCAGCTGTCGCTGTTGATGATCGACGTGGACTACTTCAAGTCCTACAACGACAACTTCGGCCACCTGGAGGGGGACGAAGCCCTGCGCAAGGTCGCCACCGCGATCCGCGAGGCCTGCAGCCGTCCGTCCGACCTGCCGGCCCGCTACGGCGGCGAGGAGTTCGCCCTGGTGTTGCCCGGCACCTCGCCTGGCGGTGCCCGGTTGATGGCCGAGAAACTGCGCCAGAGCGTGGTCGCCCTGAAAATCCCCCACACCGTGCCCGAGGAGGGGGCGAGCCTGACCGTCAGCGTCGGCGTCTCGACCATCACTCCGCAGCAGGGGAGCGATAGCCGACAGTTGATTTCAGCGGCGGACAAGGGGTTGTACATGGCCAAGCACAATGGGCGTAACCGGGTTGGGGTTGAGTAA
- a CDS encoding hybrid sensor histidine kinase/response regulator yields the protein MTPDQMRDASLLELFSLEAEAQTQVLSAGLLALERDPTQADYLESCMRAAHSLKGAARIVGVDAGVSVAHVMEDCLVGAQERRLVLGAEHIDALLQGTDLLTRIATPGNSVGAADVDGYVALMGRLLDPAAPQAPVVTPPKIEMPAEPATVEPPEPVAPASEPAKGKRVTEGGERVLRVTAERLNSLLDLSSKSLVETQRLKPWLATMQRLKRQQSNGLRALEELNVHLKDHALSLQAQEALGDARRLLAETQQLLAQKTAELDEFAWQASQRAQVLYDTALACRMRPFADVLSGQARMVRDLGRSLGKQVRLEIEGEKTQVDRDVLEKLEAPLTHLLRNAVDHGIETPEQRLLAGKPAEGLIRLRASHQAGLLVLELADDGAGVDLERVRRSVVERGLSPEQTAASLSEEELLTFLFLPGFSLRDTVTEVSGRGVGLDAVQHLVRQLRGAVTLEQTAGEGSRFHLEVPLTLSVVRSLVVAVGDEAYAFPLAHIERMCDLAPEDIVQVEGRQHFWHEGRHVGLVAASQLLNRPATQNSGEHLKVVVIREREAIYGVAVERFIGERTLVVLPLDERLGKVQDISAGALLDDGSVVLIVDVEDLLRSVDKLLDTGRLERIARHSQAQAARKRILVVDDSLTVRELQRKLLLNRGYDVAVAVDGMDGWNALRSEDFDLLITDIDMPRMDGIELVSLLRRDNRLQSLPVMVVSYKDREEDRRRGLDAGADYYLAKASFHDDALLDAVVELIGGARA from the coding sequence ATGACCCCCGATCAGATGCGCGACGCCTCGCTGCTGGAGCTGTTCAGCCTGGAAGCCGAAGCCCAGACCCAGGTGCTGAGCGCCGGCCTGCTGGCCCTGGAGCGCGATCCGACCCAGGCCGATTACCTTGAGTCGTGCATGCGCGCGGCGCACTCCCTCAAGGGCGCGGCGCGGATCGTCGGCGTGGACGCCGGGGTCAGCGTGGCTCACGTCATGGAGGATTGCCTGGTCGGTGCCCAGGAGCGTCGCCTGGTCCTGGGCGCCGAACACATCGACGCCTTGCTGCAAGGGACCGACCTGTTGACGCGTATCGCCACGCCGGGCAACAGCGTCGGCGCGGCGGACGTCGATGGTTACGTGGCGCTGATGGGCCGCTTGCTTGATCCCGCCGCGCCACAGGCGCCGGTCGTGACACCGCCGAAGATCGAGATGCCCGCCGAGCCGGCCACCGTCGAGCCGCCGGAGCCGGTCGCGCCAGCGTCAGAGCCCGCCAAGGGCAAGCGGGTCACCGAAGGTGGCGAGCGGGTGCTGCGGGTCACCGCCGAACGGCTCAACAGCCTGTTGGATCTGTCGAGCAAATCCCTGGTGGAAACCCAGCGCCTCAAGCCCTGGCTGGCGACGATGCAGCGGCTCAAGCGCCAGCAGAGCAACGGCTTGCGCGCCCTGGAAGAATTGAACGTGCACCTCAAGGACCACGCCCTGAGCCTACAGGCCCAGGAAGCCCTCGGCGATGCCCGTCGCCTGCTGGCCGAAACCCAGCAGTTGCTGGCGCAGAAGACCGCCGAGCTGGACGAGTTCGCCTGGCAGGCCAGCCAACGGGCGCAAGTGCTGTACGACACGGCGCTGGCCTGTCGCATGCGGCCCTTCGCCGATGTGCTGTCGGGCCAGGCGCGGATGGTCCGTGATTTGGGCCGCAGCCTGGGCAAGCAGGTGCGCCTGGAGATCGAGGGCGAGAAAACCCAGGTCGACCGAGACGTCCTGGAGAAACTCGAAGCGCCGCTGACCCATCTGCTGCGCAACGCCGTGGACCATGGCATCGAAACCCCGGAGCAACGGTTGCTGGCCGGCAAGCCCGCCGAAGGCCTGATCCGCCTGCGCGCTTCCCATCAGGCCGGCCTGCTGGTGCTGGAACTGGCGGACGACGGCGCGGGTGTGGACCTCGAGCGGGTGCGGCGCAGTGTCGTCGAGCGCGGCCTTTCTCCCGAACAGACCGCCGCCAGCCTGAGTGAAGAGGAACTGCTGACGTTCCTGTTCCTGCCCGGCTTCAGCCTGCGGGACACGGTCACCGAAGTGTCCGGGCGCGGTGTCGGCCTGGACGCGGTCCAGCACCTGGTCCGGCAATTGCGCGGCGCGGTGACATTGGAGCAGACGGCGGGCGAAGGCAGCCGTTTCCACCTTGAGGTACCGCTGACGCTTTCGGTGGTGCGCAGTCTGGTGGTGGCAGTCGGCGATGAGGCCTATGCCTTTCCCCTGGCCCATATCGAGCGCATGTGCGACCTGGCCCCGGAAGACATCGTACAGGTCGAGGGGCGCCAGCATTTCTGGCACGAAGGCCGGCATGTCGGGCTGGTCGCGGCCAGCCAGTTGCTCAATCGCCCGGCTACGCAGAACAGTGGCGAGCACCTCAAGGTGGTGGTCATCCGCGAGCGCGAGGCGATCTACGGCGTGGCGGTGGAGCGCTTCATCGGCGAGCGGACCCTGGTGGTCCTGCCGCTGGACGAACGCCTGGGCAAGGTCCAGGACATTTCCGCCGGGGCCTTGCTGGACGATGGTTCGGTGGTGTTGATCGTCGACGTCGAAGACCTGCTGCGCTCGGTGGACAAGCTGCTCGATACCGGGCGCCTGGAACGCATCGCCCGCCACAGCCAGGCCCAGGCTGCGCGCAAGCGGATCCTGGTGGTGGATGACTCCCTGACCGTGCGCGAGCTGCAACGTAAACTGCTGCTTAATCGCGGCTACGACGTAGCCGTAGCGGTGGACGGCATGGACGGCTGGAACGCGTTGCGCTCGGAGGATTTCGACCTGCTGATCACCGACATCGACATGCCGCGCATGGACGGTATCGAACTGGTGTCGCTGTTGCGCCGCGACAACCGTTTGCAATCGCTGCCGGTGATGGTGGTGTCCTACAAGGACCGCGAAGAAGATCGCCGTCGTGGCCTGGATGCCGGAGCCGACTATTATCTGGCAAAGGCGAGTTTCCATGACGACGCCTTGCTCGATGCCGTGGTCGAACTCATCGGAGGAGCTCGTGCTTGA
- a CDS encoding methyl-accepting chemotaxis protein, with amino-acid sequence MKNWTLRQRILASFAVIIAIMLLMVVVSYSRLLKIQDSEERVRSDAVPGVYFSSMIRGGWVDSYVLTQQIVGLSGNREITAEDKARYQGFEQHLREEIQNYQKLIQNPADQASFDEFETNHQAYNQAMAKVLDLYQRKEYEGARLALEKELTPAWIGGRGHLNHIIERNRELAEQATETIGEAVTAAKVAMGLSFLVALIIALLCGLLLMRAIMAPMNRIVEILEIMRSGDLSGRLNLARKDEFGAVETGFNDMMAELTSLVSQAQRSSVQVTTSVTEIAATSRQQQATATETAATTTEIGATSREIAATSRDLVRTMTEVSTAADQASVAAGSGQQGLARMEETMHSVMGAADLVNAKLAILNEKAGNINQVVVTIVKVADQTNLLSLNAAIEAEKAGEYGRGFAVVATEVRRLADQTAVATYDIEQMVREIQSAVSAGVMGMDKFSEEVRRGMAEVQQVGEQLSQIIHQVQALAPRVLMVNEGMQAQATGAEQINHALVQLGDASSQTVESLRQASSAIDELSQVAVGLRGGVSRFKV; translated from the coding sequence GTGAAGAACTGGACGTTGCGCCAACGCATCCTGGCGAGTTTTGCAGTGATCATCGCCATCATGTTGCTGATGGTGGTTGTCTCGTATTCGCGGTTGTTGAAGATCCAGGACAGTGAAGAGCGGGTACGTTCCGATGCAGTGCCTGGCGTGTATTTCAGTTCCATGATCCGCGGGGGCTGGGTCGACAGCTACGTCCTGACCCAGCAGATCGTCGGCCTCTCGGGCAACCGGGAGATCACCGCCGAGGACAAGGCCCGCTACCAGGGCTTCGAGCAGCATCTGCGCGAAGAAATACAGAACTATCAAAAGCTGATCCAGAACCCAGCCGATCAAGCCTCTTTCGACGAGTTCGAGACCAATCACCAGGCATACAACCAGGCCATGGCGAAGGTCCTGGACCTGTATCAGCGCAAGGAATATGAAGGCGCGCGGCTGGCGCTGGAGAAGGAGCTGACGCCTGCCTGGATCGGCGGGCGCGGGCATCTGAATCACATCATCGAGCGCAATCGTGAGCTGGCGGAACAAGCCACCGAGACCATCGGCGAGGCGGTGACGGCGGCCAAGGTCGCCATGGGCCTGTCGTTTCTCGTCGCGCTGATCATCGCGCTGCTCTGCGGGCTGTTGCTGATGCGCGCAATCATGGCGCCGATGAACCGCATCGTGGAAATTCTCGAGATCATGCGCAGCGGCGACTTGAGCGGACGCCTGAACCTGGCGCGCAAAGATGAGTTCGGCGCAGTGGAAACCGGCTTCAACGACATGATGGCCGAACTGACCTCCCTGGTGTCCCAGGCCCAGCGCTCGTCGGTGCAAGTCACCACCTCGGTGACCGAGATCGCCGCCACCTCCCGCCAGCAACAGGCCACGGCCACGGAAACCGCCGCCACCACCACGGAGATCGGCGCCACCTCTCGCGAGATTGCGGCGACCTCCCGCGATCTGGTGCGCACCATGACCGAAGTCTCCACCGCCGCCGACCAGGCCTCGGTGGCTGCCGGTTCCGGCCAGCAGGGCCTGGCGCGGATGGAAGAAACCATGCACTCGGTGATGGGCGCCGCCGACCTGGTGAATGCCAAACTGGCGATCCTCAACGAGAAGGCCGGCAACATCAACCAGGTGGTGGTCACCATCGTCAAGGTGGCCGACCAGACCAACCTGCTGTCCCTCAACGCCGCCATCGAAGCCGAAAAGGCCGGCGAGTACGGTCGCGGCTTCGCCGTGGTCGCCACCGAGGTACGACGCCTGGCCGACCAGACGGCGGTCGCCACCTATGACATCGAGCAGATGGTGCGTGAAATCCAGTCCGCCGTGTCGGCCGGCGTGATGGGCATGGACAAGTTCTCCGAAGAGGTACGCCGTGGCATGGCCGAGGTGCAGCAGGTCGGTGAGCAGTTGTCACAGATCATCCATCAGGTCCAGGCGTTGGCGCCGCGGGTGCTGATGGTCAACGAGGGCATGCAGGCCCAGGCCACCGGTGCCGAGCAGATCAACCATGCCCTGGTACAACTGGGCGATGCCAGCAGCCAGACCGTGGAGTCCTTGCGTCAGGCCAGTTCCGCCATCGACGAGTTGAGCCAGGTGGCCGTCGGGCTGCGTGGCGGCGTTTCGCGTTTCAAAGTCTGA